The Bacteroidota bacterium genome window below encodes:
- a CDS encoding M61 family metallopeptidase, which produces MSHAINYAISFTNPASHYCEIEIQINNIKSDAVTLFLPVWTPGSYMIREFARQVQNTEAFSSAGKKLDIHKTRKNHWEVNTKGESSFIVKYKVYCNELTVRTSEITDEHAFINCSNVFMSAKGMENDKCSIKINPHASWKTISTGLEKIGDNLYEAENYDVLADSPIEIGNQKVLEFEIQNIKHYIALTGRSNYNDDTLIKDFKRIAEAQINFFGDIPYKHYTYICHLVANGGGGLEHLNSFAVQFPRWAFTDEKLYKQFLGLVSHEFFHLWNVKRIRPAELGPFDYDNENHTTGLWVAEGWTSIYDNIFIRRCGVLDNKEYYEFIEKEVNDIMRFQGRFNQSLFESSYDTWIKFYRQDENSKNSQVSYYTKGALVALMLNIEIITSSNCEKSLDDALKAFWEDYKKNPSRGFTNERVKEICESLAGKDLTDFWNKYLLGLDELPLFDYFKKAGLEAKNVNEDLVTFDIETSQANGKVLITKVYAGGCGYTGCLNTGDEIIAINDIRIEKDYEKILKEYKHDDEVKVLVNRKGFIKEFFIKLTPAIPKYEISEIENMTDHQRKVLNKWLLG; this is translated from the coding sequence TTGTCACACGCTATCAACTACGCCATCTCGTTCACCAATCCGGCATCACATTATTGCGAGATTGAAATTCAAATTAATAATATTAAGTCCGATGCTGTTACGTTATTCCTTCCGGTATGGACTCCCGGCTCATACATGATCCGTGAATTTGCAAGACAAGTTCAGAATACGGAAGCATTCTCTTCAGCAGGAAAAAAATTAGATATTCATAAAACACGAAAGAACCATTGGGAAGTAAACACAAAGGGTGAAAGTTCTTTCATAGTTAAATATAAAGTTTATTGCAACGAGCTTACCGTACGCACAAGCGAGATAACGGATGAGCATGCTTTTATAAACTGCTCAAATGTTTTCATGTCGGCAAAGGGAATGGAGAATGATAAGTGCTCCATTAAAATAAATCCTCATGCTTCTTGGAAAACAATTTCAACAGGATTGGAAAAGATCGGGGATAACTTATACGAAGCAGAAAATTACGATGTACTAGCAGATTCTCCAATAGAGATCGGAAATCAAAAAGTTCTGGAGTTTGAAATTCAGAACATAAAGCATTACATAGCTTTAACGGGAAGATCGAATTATAATGATGATACTTTAATAAAAGATTTTAAAAGAATTGCAGAAGCGCAGATAAATTTCTTCGGCGATATTCCTTACAAGCATTACACATACATCTGTCACTTAGTCGCAAACGGCGGCGGCGGTCTTGAGCATTTGAATTCGTTTGCAGTGCAGTTCCCGCGCTGGGCATTTACCGATGAAAAATTATATAAACAGTTTCTGGGATTAGTATCTCATGAGTTTTTCCATTTATGGAATGTAAAAAGAATAAGACCTGCGGAGCTCGGTCCGTTTGATTACGATAACGAAAACCATACTACCGGACTCTGGGTTGCAGAGGGATGGACAAGCATTTACGATAACATTTTCATAAGAAGATGCGGAGTGCTGGATAACAAAGAGTATTATGAATTTATAGAGAAAGAAGTTAATGATATAATGCGCTTCCAGGGAAGATTCAATCAGTCGTTGTTTGAATCCAGTTATGATACATGGATAAAATTTTACAGACAGGATGAGAATTCAAAAAACTCACAGGTATCATATTATACTAAAGGCGCTCTTGTTGCGCTTATGCTGAATATAGAAATAATTACATCGAGCAATTGTGAAAAGTCCTTAGACGATGCGCTTAAAGCTTTTTGGGAAGACTACAAGAAAAATCCTTCAAGAGGATTTACCAATGAAAGAGTAAAAGAAATTTGTGAATCACTTGCAGGAAAAGATCTGACTGACTTCTGGAATAAATATTTACTGGGACTTGATGAGCTGCCTCTATTCGATTACTTCAAAAAAGCAGGACTTGAAGCGAAAAATGTAAATGAAGATTTAGTTACATTTGATATTGAAACAAGCCAGGCAAACGGCAAAGTGCTTATCACAAAAGTATATGCAGGCGGCTGCGGATACACGGGCTGCTTAAATACGGGTGATGAAATAATTGCTATTAATGATATACGTATAGAAAAAGATTACGAGAAGATTCTGAAAGAATATAAACACGATGATGAAGTAAAAGTCCTTGTAAACAGAAAAGGATTCATAAAAGAATTTTTTATAAAGCTTACACCTGCAATACCGAAATACGAAATTTCCGAAATTGAAAATATGACTGACCACCAGAGAAAAGTTCTGAACAAATGGCTTCTGGGTTAA
- a CDS encoding pyruvate, phosphate dikinase has translation MPQKYVYFFGGGKAEGDAKMKELLGGKGANLAEMVNIKLPVPAGFTITTEVCTYYYAHKKKFPPELKAQVLDSLRKTEKVMGCKFGDVKNPLLVSVRSGARASMPGMMDTILNLGLNDKTVAGLIKKTNNPRFVYDSYRRFVQMYGDVVLDLKPTNKHQIDPFEEIIEHKKKNKGITNDLDFTADDLRDLAIEFKAAIKKGTGEDFPDDPMEQLWGAVGAVFRSWMNDRAIVYRKLNKIPVEWGTAVNVQAMVFGNMGDTSGTGVAFTRNPSTGENEFYGEFLMNAQGEDVVAGIRTPLPISDLKRENKKLYDQLEKVRKTLEQHYHDMMDIEFTIQEEVLYMLQCRAGKRTGLAAIKIAVDMVREKLINTKEAIMRVEPMQLNQLLRPIFDLKEKELAIRSGKLLTKGLNAGPGAASGRVYFNSYDAVNAKARGEKVILVRIETSPEDIRGMNASEGILTSKGGMTSHAALVARQMGKVCVAGAGNLDIDYLLKTARVKGKTMEVREGDYISIDGSTGEVIIGMLETKPSEVLQVLIDKTMKPADSRIYRYYDKFMGWVDKNREMEVRTNADQPDQSENAVAFGAEGIGLCRTEHMFFGGDRIDAVREMILAYREEGRRKALDKLLPYQRLDFVEIFRVMKQRPVTIRLLDPPLHEFLPHTEIEIRKLAVMIGTHVDEIKYKIDSLSEFNPMLGHRGCRLGISFPEITEMQTRAIFEAAVVVHKEGLKVVPEIMVPLIGHENEFKSQEEVIRRVAEQVMTEKGVKINYKVGTMIEIPRAALAAGKIAQSAEFFSFGTNDLTQMTFGLSRDDAGSFLPYYVESGIIKSDPFESIDIDGVGVLMEFAVRKGREVKPDLKIGICGEHGGEPASVEFCHSLGLDYVSCSPFRVPIARLAAARANLKAHVK, from the coding sequence ATGCCGCAAAAATACGTTTACTTCTTTGGCGGGGGCAAAGCCGAAGGCGACGCGAAAATGAAAGAACTCCTTGGGGGCAAGGGAGCCAATCTTGCAGAAATGGTAAATATAAAATTACCTGTACCAGCGGGATTCACAATCACTACTGAAGTCTGCACATATTATTATGCACATAAAAAGAAATTTCCGCCTGAGTTAAAAGCACAGGTTCTGGATTCGCTTAGAAAGACTGAGAAGGTGATGGGATGTAAGTTCGGAGATGTAAAAAATCCGCTACTTGTTTCAGTACGTTCAGGCGCGCGCGCTTCAATGCCGGGAATGATGGATACAATTTTAAACTTAGGATTGAATGATAAGACCGTTGCAGGATTAATAAAGAAAACAAATAATCCAAGATTTGTTTATGACTCCTACAGAAGATTTGTTCAGATGTACGGAGACGTTGTACTCGATTTAAAACCTACCAATAAACACCAGATAGATCCATTCGAAGAAATAATAGAACACAAGAAAAAAAACAAAGGTATTACAAACGATTTAGATTTCACAGCTGATGATTTGCGTGACCTGGCAATTGAATTTAAAGCTGCTATCAAGAAAGGAACAGGTGAAGATTTCCCTGATGACCCAATGGAACAACTATGGGGAGCAGTAGGTGCAGTGTTCAGATCATGGATGAATGACAGAGCTATTGTTTACAGAAAGCTGAATAAAATCCCTGTTGAGTGGGGAACTGCCGTTAACGTGCAGGCAATGGTATTCGGTAACATGGGTGATACATCAGGTACAGGTGTTGCGTTCACACGTAATCCTTCCACAGGAGAAAATGAATTCTACGGTGAGTTCCTTATGAATGCGCAGGGTGAAGACGTTGTGGCAGGTATTAGAACTCCGCTGCCGATAAGCGATTTAAAAAGAGAGAATAAAAAATTATATGACCAGCTTGAAAAAGTAAGAAAAACTCTTGAGCAGCATTACCATGATATGATGGATATTGAGTTTACAATTCAGGAAGAAGTTCTTTATATGCTTCAGTGCAGAGCAGGAAAAAGAACGGGTCTTGCAGCAATTAAAATTGCAGTGGATATGGTAAGGGAAAAGCTTATCAATACAAAAGAAGCAATTATGAGAGTTGAGCCGATGCAATTGAATCAGCTGCTCAGACCTATATTTGATTTGAAAGAAAAAGAACTCGCAATCAGGAGCGGTAAGCTTTTGACAAAAGGACTGAATGCAGGTCCCGGCGCTGCAAGCGGCAGAGTATATTTTAATTCATATGATGCTGTTAACGCAAAAGCCCGCGGTGAAAAAGTTATCCTTGTAAGAATTGAAACCTCTCCGGAAGATATCAGAGGTATGAATGCTTCTGAAGGTATTTTGACATCTAAAGGCGGAATGACTTCTCATGCTGCTCTTGTTGCAAGACAGATGGGTAAGGTGTGCGTTGCCGGCGCGGGAAATCTTGATATAGATTACCTGTTAAAGACTGCAAGAGTAAAAGGTAAAACGATGGAAGTAAGAGAAGGTGATTATATTTCTATAGACGGTTCTACAGGTGAAGTCATAATCGGAATGCTTGAAACAAAACCATCGGAAGTTCTTCAGGTATTAATTGATAAAACTATGAAGCCTGCCGATTCAAGAATATACCGCTACTATGATAAGTTTATGGGATGGGTTGATAAGAACAGAGAAATGGAAGTAAGAACAAATGCAGACCAGCCTGACCAGTCAGAAAACGCTGTCGCATTCGGAGCAGAAGGTATCGGACTTTGCAGAACTGAGCATATGTTCTTTGGCGGCGACAGAATTGATGCTGTGCGTGAAATGATTCTTGCCTACAGAGAAGAAGGAAGACGAAAGGCATTGGATAAACTGCTACCTTATCAGAGATTAGACTTCGTTGAAATCTTCAGAGTAATGAAGCAAAGACCTGTAACGATTCGCTTGCTCGATCCGCCGCTTCATGAATTCCTGCCGCATACAGAAATTGAAATCCGTAAGCTTGCAGTTATGATAGGTACTCACGTAGATGAAATTAAGTATAAGATTGACTCGCTATCTGAATTTAATCCTATGCTTGGTCACAGAGGATGCAGACTTGGAATTTCATTTCCTGAAATTACTGAAATGCAGACGAGAGCAATTTTTGAAGCAGCAGTTGTTGTGCATAAAGAAGGATTGAAAGTTGTGCCTGAAATTATGGTACCTCTTATAGGCCATGAAAATGAATTCAAATCACAGGAAGAAGTTATACGCAGAGTTGCAGAGCAAGTCATGACAGAGAAAGGCGTTAAGATAAATTACAAAGTCGGTACGATGATTGAAATCCCGAGAGCAGCGCTTGCTGCAGGGAAAATTGCCCAGTCAGCAGAGTTCTTCTCATTCGGAACGAACGATTTAACTCAGATGACATTCGGACTTTCAAGAGATGATGCAGGTTCATTCCTACCTTATTATGTTGAATCCGGAATTATAAAGAGCGACCCCTTTGAATCGATTGATATCGACGGCGTTGGCGTACTTATGGAATTTGCAGTAAGAAAAGGCAGAGAAGTTAAGCCCGACCTGAAAATCGGAATCTGCGGAGAGCACGGCGGAGAGCCTGCTTCAGTTGAGTTCTGCCACAGCCTGGGACTTGATTACGTAAGCTGCTCGCCTTTCAGAGTCCCGATTGCAAGATTGGCTGCTGCAAGAGCAAATCTGAAAGCACATGTTAAATAA
- a CDS encoding rhodanese-like domain-containing protein produces the protein MKKFYLVLIALFFYSLTVQAQITKPSKVSFDDYEKLIAEVKEHRKTRLLTLDEFNAEAKKPGVIILDARSDAMYNAKHIKGAIHLNFSDFTQEALAKVIPSYDTKILIYCNNNFEDDRQFFPTKMVMPEVLNTQNILLQKQKGESQNVSIVDPTKENNIQPGVEVIALKPITLALNIPTYTNLYGYGYRNVYELGEFVNIYDKRLEFEGTAVSK, from the coding sequence ATGAAAAAATTCTACTTAGTTTTAATCGCCCTCTTTTTTTACTCCCTTACCGTTCAGGCGCAGATTACCAAACCTTCAAAAGTCAGTTTTGACGATTATGAAAAATTAATTGCTGAAGTCAAAGAGCACAGAAAAACAAGACTGCTCACTCTTGATGAATTTAACGCTGAGGCAAAAAAGCCGGGAGTGATAATCCTTGATGCGCGCTCCGATGCAATGTATAATGCAAAGCATATTAAAGGCGCAATTCATCTGAACTTTTCTGATTTCACTCAGGAAGCGCTTGCTAAGGTAATCCCTTCTTATGATACAAAGATTCTAATTTACTGCAATAATAACTTTGAAGACGACAGACAGTTTTTCCCTACCAAAATGGTAATGCCGGAAGTTTTGAACACACAGAATATTCTGCTGCAAAAACAAAAAGGTGAATCTCAAAATGTTAGTATCGTCGATCCGACCAAGGAAAATAATATTCAGCCGGGAGTCGAAGTTATTGCATTAAAGCCCATAACACTTGCGCTGAATATTCCGACTTATACAAATCTCTATGGCTACGGTTACAGGAATGTTTATGAACTGGGAGAGTTTGTTAATATTTACGACAAAAGGCTGGAATTTGAAGGAACTGCTGTTTCTAAATAA